The proteins below are encoded in one region of Pithys albifrons albifrons isolate INPA30051 chromosome 25, PitAlb_v1, whole genome shotgun sequence:
- the ETV4 gene encoding ETS translocation variant 4 isoform X2 has translation MKGYLDQQVPFTFPQQPPDPAASGGGAVRGAANIPGEPGVLPAQDSEELFQDLSQLQETWLTEAQVPDSDEQFVPDFHSENSFHSPPAQIKKEPQSPSEPTLSCSHKQPFQHHSEQCLYTSAYDQPGQIGIKSSSPGILIQSPLQQFPGQDRSFLTPVGPLLSTSSCGYLKENGSVYQLPVEMCHSFPSSQGMAQEDPTAFQCQMSKPCLQYPHQGFKQEHHDPRYEQASQAGSHQYPAAVVVKQEQVHYMCDSDVPDCPSMYVNVESYPSHSNTEDTLGCSCDKQMRSFTDDVCVVPEKSEGDIKQEAGGYREGPPYQRRGSLQLWQFLVALLDDPTNSHFIAWTGRGMEFKLIEPEEVARLWGIQKNRPAMNYDKLSRSLRYYYEKGIMQKVAGERYVYKFVCEPEALFSLAFPDNQRPTLKAELERQISEEDTVPLSHLDENAAYMPAFGSFPPQLYSKGYTY, from the exons ATGAAGGGGTACCTGGACCAGCAGGTGCCGTTCACGTTCCCGCAG CAGCCCCCGGACCCGGCGGCGTCCGGCGGCGGAGCCGTGCGGGGCGCGGCGAACATCCCCGGGGAGCCGGGCGTGCTGCCGGCGCAGGACTCCGAAG AGCTCTTTCAGGACTTGAGCCAGCTACAGGAGACTTGGCTGACTGAGG CCCAGgttccagacagtgatgagcAGTTTGTGCCTGATTTTCATTCAGAAAACT CTTTTCACAGTCCGCCTGCTCAGATTAAAAAGGAACCACAGAGCCCTTCAGAGCCCACACTGTCCTGCAGCCATAAGCAGCCATTCCAGCACCACAGTGAGCAGTGCCTTTACACCAG TGCCTATGATCAACCCGGACAAATCGGAATCAAGTCCTCCAGCCCAGGAATCCTTATACAGTCACCGCTCCAACAGTTCCCTGGACAGGACAGGAGCTTCCTGACCCCTGTGGGGCCACTCCTCTCCACATCCAGCTGTGGATACCTCAAGGAAAATGG TTCTGTGTATCAGCTACCTGTGGAGATGTGCcattccttcccctcctcccaaGGCATGGCCCAGGAAGACCCCACTGCCTTCCAGTGCCAGATGTCTAAGCCCTGCCTCCAGTACCCTCATCAGGGCTTCAAACAGGAGCACCATGACCCCAGATATGAGCAAGCAAGCCAGGCAGGCAGCCACCAGTACCCAGCAGCTGTGGTGGTCAAACAGGAGCAGGTGCACTACATGTGTGACTCAG ATGTTCCTGACTGTCCTTCCATGTACGTCAATGTTGAGAGTTATCCAAGCCATTCAAACACAGAAGACACTTTAG GTTGCAGCTGTGACAAGCAGATGAGGTCCTTCACTGATGATGTCTGTGTTGTTCCAGAAAAATCTGAAG GAGACATCAAGCAGGAAGCTGGTGGGTACCGGGAAGGACCTCCATACCAGAGACGGGGATCCCTTCAGCTCTGGCAATTTCTTGTGGCTCTATTGGATGACCCGACCAATTCCCACTTCATTGCCTGGACTGGTAGAGGGATGGAGTTCAAGCTCATTGAGCCAGAAGAG GTGGCCAGGCTGTGGGGAATCCAGAAGAACCGTCCAGCCATGAACTATGACAAGCTGAGCCGATCCCTTCGCTACTACTATGAGAAAGGCATCATGCAGAAG GTGGCTGGGGAGCGCTACGTGTACAAGTTTGTGTGTGAGCCTGAAGCCTTGTTCTCACTGGCCTTCCCCGACAATCAGCGACCAACACTGAAGGCAGAGTTAGAGAGGCAGATCAGTGAGGAGGACACGGTGCCTCTTTCTCACCTGGATGAAAATGCTGCTTATATGCCGGCCTTTGGGAGCTTCCCTCCACAGCTTTACAGCAAAGGCTACACATACTAG
- the ETV4 gene encoding ETS translocation variant 4 isoform X1 → MKGYLDQQVPFTFPQQPPDPAASGGGAVRGAANIPGEPGVLPAQDSEELFQDLSQLQETWLTEAQVPDSDEQFVPDFHSENSFHSPPAQIKKEPQSPSEPTLSCSHKQPFQHHSEQCLYTSAYDQPGQIGIKSSSPGILIQSPLQQFPGQDRSFLTPVGPLLSTSSCGYLKENGSVYQLPVEMCHSFPSSQGMAQEDPTAFQCQMSKPCLQYPHQGFKQEHHDPRYEQASQAGSHQYPAAVVVKQEQVHYMCDSDVPDCPSMYVNVESYPSHSNTEDTLGCSCDKQMRSFTDDVCVVPEKSEAGDIKQEAGGYREGPPYQRRGSLQLWQFLVALLDDPTNSHFIAWTGRGMEFKLIEPEEVARLWGIQKNRPAMNYDKLSRSLRYYYEKGIMQKVAGERYVYKFVCEPEALFSLAFPDNQRPTLKAELERQISEEDTVPLSHLDENAAYMPAFGSFPPQLYSKGYTY, encoded by the exons ATGAAGGGGTACCTGGACCAGCAGGTGCCGTTCACGTTCCCGCAG CAGCCCCCGGACCCGGCGGCGTCCGGCGGCGGAGCCGTGCGGGGCGCGGCGAACATCCCCGGGGAGCCGGGCGTGCTGCCGGCGCAGGACTCCGAAG AGCTCTTTCAGGACTTGAGCCAGCTACAGGAGACTTGGCTGACTGAGG CCCAGgttccagacagtgatgagcAGTTTGTGCCTGATTTTCATTCAGAAAACT CTTTTCACAGTCCGCCTGCTCAGATTAAAAAGGAACCACAGAGCCCTTCAGAGCCCACACTGTCCTGCAGCCATAAGCAGCCATTCCAGCACCACAGTGAGCAGTGCCTTTACACCAG TGCCTATGATCAACCCGGACAAATCGGAATCAAGTCCTCCAGCCCAGGAATCCTTATACAGTCACCGCTCCAACAGTTCCCTGGACAGGACAGGAGCTTCCTGACCCCTGTGGGGCCACTCCTCTCCACATCCAGCTGTGGATACCTCAAGGAAAATGG TTCTGTGTATCAGCTACCTGTGGAGATGTGCcattccttcccctcctcccaaGGCATGGCCCAGGAAGACCCCACTGCCTTCCAGTGCCAGATGTCTAAGCCCTGCCTCCAGTACCCTCATCAGGGCTTCAAACAGGAGCACCATGACCCCAGATATGAGCAAGCAAGCCAGGCAGGCAGCCACCAGTACCCAGCAGCTGTGGTGGTCAAACAGGAGCAGGTGCACTACATGTGTGACTCAG ATGTTCCTGACTGTCCTTCCATGTACGTCAATGTTGAGAGTTATCCAAGCCATTCAAACACAGAAGACACTTTAG GTTGCAGCTGTGACAAGCAGATGAGGTCCTTCACTGATGATGTCTGTGTTGTTCCAGAAAAATCTGAAG CAGGAGACATCAAGCAGGAAGCTGGTGGGTACCGGGAAGGACCTCCATACCAGAGACGGGGATCCCTTCAGCTCTGGCAATTTCTTGTGGCTCTATTGGATGACCCGACCAATTCCCACTTCATTGCCTGGACTGGTAGAGGGATGGAGTTCAAGCTCATTGAGCCAGAAGAG GTGGCCAGGCTGTGGGGAATCCAGAAGAACCGTCCAGCCATGAACTATGACAAGCTGAGCCGATCCCTTCGCTACTACTATGAGAAAGGCATCATGCAGAAG GTGGCTGGGGAGCGCTACGTGTACAAGTTTGTGTGTGAGCCTGAAGCCTTGTTCTCACTGGCCTTCCCCGACAATCAGCGACCAACACTGAAGGCAGAGTTAGAGAGGCAGATCAGTGAGGAGGACACGGTGCCTCTTTCTCACCTGGATGAAAATGCTGCTTATATGCCGGCCTTTGGGAGCTTCCCTCCACAGCTTTACAGCAAAGGCTACACATACTAG
- the ETV4 gene encoding ETS translocation variant 4 isoform X3, whose translation MKGYLDQQVPFTFPQQPPDPAASGGGAVRGAANIPGEPGVLPAQDSEELFQDLSQLQETWLTEAQVPDSDEQFVPDFHSENSFHSPPAQIKKEPQSPSEPTLSCSHKQPFQHHSEQCLYTSAYDQPGQIGIKSSSPGILIQSPLQQFPGQDRSFLTPVGPLLSTSSCGYLKENGSVYQLPVEMCHSFPSSQGMAQEDPTAFQCQMSKPCLQYPHQGFKQEHHDPRYEQASQAGSHQYPAAVVVKQEQVHYMCDSGCSCDKQMRSFTDDVCVVPEKSEAGDIKQEAGGYREGPPYQRRGSLQLWQFLVALLDDPTNSHFIAWTGRGMEFKLIEPEEVARLWGIQKNRPAMNYDKLSRSLRYYYEKGIMQKVAGERYVYKFVCEPEALFSLAFPDNQRPTLKAELERQISEEDTVPLSHLDENAAYMPAFGSFPPQLYSKGYTY comes from the exons ATGAAGGGGTACCTGGACCAGCAGGTGCCGTTCACGTTCCCGCAG CAGCCCCCGGACCCGGCGGCGTCCGGCGGCGGAGCCGTGCGGGGCGCGGCGAACATCCCCGGGGAGCCGGGCGTGCTGCCGGCGCAGGACTCCGAAG AGCTCTTTCAGGACTTGAGCCAGCTACAGGAGACTTGGCTGACTGAGG CCCAGgttccagacagtgatgagcAGTTTGTGCCTGATTTTCATTCAGAAAACT CTTTTCACAGTCCGCCTGCTCAGATTAAAAAGGAACCACAGAGCCCTTCAGAGCCCACACTGTCCTGCAGCCATAAGCAGCCATTCCAGCACCACAGTGAGCAGTGCCTTTACACCAG TGCCTATGATCAACCCGGACAAATCGGAATCAAGTCCTCCAGCCCAGGAATCCTTATACAGTCACCGCTCCAACAGTTCCCTGGACAGGACAGGAGCTTCCTGACCCCTGTGGGGCCACTCCTCTCCACATCCAGCTGTGGATACCTCAAGGAAAATGG TTCTGTGTATCAGCTACCTGTGGAGATGTGCcattccttcccctcctcccaaGGCATGGCCCAGGAAGACCCCACTGCCTTCCAGTGCCAGATGTCTAAGCCCTGCCTCCAGTACCCTCATCAGGGCTTCAAACAGGAGCACCATGACCCCAGATATGAGCAAGCAAGCCAGGCAGGCAGCCACCAGTACCCAGCAGCTGTGGTGGTCAAACAGGAGCAGGTGCACTACATGTGTGACTCAG GTTGCAGCTGTGACAAGCAGATGAGGTCCTTCACTGATGATGTCTGTGTTGTTCCAGAAAAATCTGAAG CAGGAGACATCAAGCAGGAAGCTGGTGGGTACCGGGAAGGACCTCCATACCAGAGACGGGGATCCCTTCAGCTCTGGCAATTTCTTGTGGCTCTATTGGATGACCCGACCAATTCCCACTTCATTGCCTGGACTGGTAGAGGGATGGAGTTCAAGCTCATTGAGCCAGAAGAG GTGGCCAGGCTGTGGGGAATCCAGAAGAACCGTCCAGCCATGAACTATGACAAGCTGAGCCGATCCCTTCGCTACTACTATGAGAAAGGCATCATGCAGAAG GTGGCTGGGGAGCGCTACGTGTACAAGTTTGTGTGTGAGCCTGAAGCCTTGTTCTCACTGGCCTTCCCCGACAATCAGCGACCAACACTGAAGGCAGAGTTAGAGAGGCAGATCAGTGAGGAGGACACGGTGCCTCTTTCTCACCTGGATGAAAATGCTGCTTATATGCCGGCCTTTGGGAGCTTCCCTCCACAGCTTTACAGCAAAGGCTACACATACTAG